The Arthrobacter burdickii genomic interval GCGTCGGACCACCGGGCGGCGCTCGCAGGCGTCGCCGTCGTGTCCTTCGCACCCGTCTCTGCCATCCTCCAGGTGCCGTACGCGGAGTCCCTGCACCTGCTGCTCCTCGCGTCCGCGCTGTACCTGGTGTCCACGGGCCGGTATTTCGCGGCGATGCCCGTCGTCGTGCTGATGTGCCTGGCACGACCGGCCGGGGTGCCCTTCGCCATCGCGGTGGGGATCCTGTTCCTTGCCGCCCTCCGAACCGTCCGGCGCAGTGCCGTCCCCGGGGGACCGCCGGCACAGCGGCTGCTGCCCCTGTTCCTGCTGGGGGTGGTCTCGTCGCTCGGCGCTGTCGCCTGGCCGCTGATCGCCTGGGCCGTCACGGGGCAGCGGAACGCCTATGTGGCGACGGAGACCGCGTGGCGTGGTGAGGCGCTGGTCCCCTTCGTGCCGTGGCTCGAGGCACCGGCCGCGGTGGTGGGTCCTGCCGCGGCCGTGCTGGTCGTCGGGGGCCTGCTCCTGTGCGTCGTCGCGCTGTTCCTCGCGCCCGCGGTGCGCTCGATGGGGCTGGTCGCCGGTGCCTGGTGCGCGGCCTACCTGCTGTACCTCGGGGCGTTCTGGGATCCGCAGTCGAGCACGTGGCGCATCCTGTTCCCGCTGTTCCCCCTGGCGCTCGCCGTCGCCGGCAGCCGGAACCGCTTCGGGATCCGTATCCTCTGGGTACTGCTGCCGGTATCGGTACTGCTCCAGTTCTTCTGGGTGGACTGGCTGTGGGGCTGGACCCCGTCCGGACCGGATGGGGATTATCCACCCTGAGTGTGATCCACGCCGCACCTGAATTAGCAGGTGCAGGGCTTGTGCTGAATAATGAAGGTGATGACGTGCACCGCCGGGCCTTTCCACGGGCTACCGGACGGCGCACTGTTTACTGTCGCGCTGCCGCTGATCGCGGTCGCGCCCTGTTGAAAGGGACACCCCCATGGCTGCCATGAAACCGCGTACCGGCGATGGACCGATGGAAGTCACCAAGGAGGGGCGCAGCCTCATCATGCGGGTGCCGATCGACGGCGGCGGACGCCTTGTCGTCGAACTGAACGCCGAGGAAGCGGGCAAGCTCAAGGACTGCCTGCTCACCGTCACCACCTAGGCGGTCCGAACCGGGCGTCCCGGCTCCTGTTCCCCGCGTCGGGGCAGGCGGCAGGCGCCGCCCGCCCGCCGCTAGGCGCGCTGCTTGACCGCGAGCAGGAGCCCGGTCCCCGTCGGCACGAGTGCCGAGACGAGGGCCTCGTTCTCACGGATCATCTTCCCGACCTGGCGGAGCGTATTGGTCGACTGCTCCCGCACGGCAGGTTCCGCCACCCGGTCCTGGTCCAGTGCGTCGTTGATGATCATGATGCCGCCGTCCTTGAGCAGGCGCGTCGCCTGCTCGACGTAGACCGGCAGGCCCGGCTTGTCGGCGTCGATGAACACCAGGTCGTAGGCGGCATCGGTCAGCCGCGGCAGCACGTCCGCCGCGCGCCCCGAGATGGTGCGTGTGCGGTTGGAGGGGATGCCGGCCTCGGAGTAGGCCTCCCGGGCGGCCCGGAGGTGGTCGACGTCGGAATCGATGGTCGTCAGGACCGCATTCCGGCCGAGGCCCCTCAGCAGGCAGACTCCCGACACTCCTGCTCCGGCACCCACCTCGACCGCGGTGCTCGCCTTGGACGCCGCCGCGAGGACGGTGAGTGCTGCGCCGACGGCAGGAGTGACAGGGGCGACGCCGAGCTCGTGGGAGCGGTCGCGCGCCCGAAGCAGGATGTCGTCCTCGTCGGGGAGTCCTTCGGTGTAGGACCAGCTGCTGTGTTTGTCGGCGGCCATGAACATCCGTTCTGTGGTTGCGGGAAGTGGCGGGAGGCGGCGCTCCGGGAGGCAGGCGCCCCGCCCCAACACTACTGTGCGGCGCGGCCGGACTTCCATGCGGCCGGGCGGGCGCGCAGGCAAGGATAGCGGGCCCGGCGTCCCCGGGCAGGCACAACACACGTACCTGCCAGCTAGTTCCCAGCTTGGTGGGAAAGACTTCTCTTTCGGGACATCCAGCATGAGCACGGCCCCGAATCCCCGGTACCACCGCAGCCGTGGCCGCCGCGGGGGAGGACCTGTTCGGGATGCGTGGCGAGAAGGGGTAGATGATGTCTAGCGTGAAGGCGGCACAGGCCGCCATGGAGGCCGTTCCCGGAGCGGACGTGCCTCTCCTCGATGAGCACGGCAACCCGTGGGTCGCACCGTCCTGGGAAGAAGTCGTCACCAACTACTCGCCGAAGGTGTACCGCCTGGCCTACCGCCTCACCGGCAACAAGTTCGACGCCGAGGACCTCACGCAGGAAGTCTTCGTGAGGGTCTTCCGTTCACTGGCGAACTTCAAGCCGGGAACGCTCGACGGCTGGCTGCACCGCATCACCACCAACTTGTTCCTCGACCAGGCGCGGCGCAAGACCCGCATCCGGTTCGACGGACTGACGGAAGAAGCCGAGAGCAGGTTGCCGAGCAAGCATCCCGGCCCCGAGCGCAGCTTCGAATTCAACAACCTGGACATCGACGTGCAGGCAGCCCTGGAGGAACTCCCGCCGGACTTCCGCGCCGCCGTCGTGCTGTGCGACCTCGAGGGCCTGGCGTACGACGAGGTGGCGCAGGTCCTCGGCGTCAAGCTCGGGACCGTCCGCTCGCGCATCCACCGCGGCAGGACGATGCTGCGGGAGAAGCTCGCCCACCGCGACCCGCGGAAGCCAAGCGGGAACGGTGCCGCCCTGGGCGTCCCACGGATCGCCGGCTTGGGTTAGGAACGATGCTTCATCCCCATCGCTCCCTGCAGGACCTCGTGGACGGTGAGTTGTCCGACCGGCGCCGGATCGCCGTCGAACGGCATGTCTCACGCTGTGCGTCGTGCGCCGCGACGGTCTCGCGCCTCCGGAGCCTCAAGAGCGCGCTGCTGGGCCTGCGGAACCCGGCCCCGGATCCGGACCTCCAGCGCAGGCTCCTGTCGCCCGCCTTCGGCTCCACCGCCGGCATGAATACCGGCATGAATACCGGCATGAATACCGGCAGGGACGAGGCCCGGACGGGTTCCAGTGCCGCCTTCGTGCGCGAGCACCACGAACGGGCCGCCCCCCCGTGGACGGACGGTGCTCACCGCCGTCGGTGCCTCGGCCGCCGTCGCCACCGCCATCCTCGGGAGCGCCTACGTCATGGGATCCGAGGCGCGGCCCGTCACGGCCGAGGGGGCGGCGACCGGCGTCACCGCGCTGCAGGCGCGCTGGGAGTCCGTCGCGTCGCAGACCCCCACCTACCTGGACACCGACCAGCTGGAGACCCTCCGGTCCGGAGGCTGGTACTGCCCGGAGCTCGAATCCCTCGGTTTCACGCTGCAGAGCGCCGAGGGCATCACAGTCGCAGGCAGGCCGACCCTGGAGATCGTCCTCGAGAACGACGGCGACACGGTCACCGTCTACGAACAGCGCAAGGTCAGCGGGGTTCGCGGCGCCGACGCTCCGCCGCTGAACGCCGTGACCGGCAACATCGTGACCGCGGACGGCTTCGAGCACATCGGCGGCGCCGAGCGCGACGTCTGGGTCCGTTCCGGCGAACCATGGCAGGTGGTGCTCGACTCGCCGTCCGTCACCTACACCGTGGTCTCGAACCTGCCGGCCGCCGCGATGCCGCAGACGCTCAGCCAGCTCGTCACGGCGGAACACGCCCAACTGGCCCTGTCGCCCCAGGTCCAGGAGGACTCGATGATGGAGCGGATCATCCGCGGCCTCTCGATGATCGCGCATCCCGGGGAGAACGGGTAGGCGACCCTGCGGCGACGCGGACGGCAGGGCGCCACAGCACCTGCCCCGCGGGCCGGGCGAATGTGGTCGGCACTGGCCGGGAAGGTAGTCTTTTCACGTGTTGGGAATCAACGGCCTCGAACTCGTGGTTCTGGCGTTCATCGCCGTCGTGGTGCTCGGCCCGGAACGGCTTCCGGAGTACGCGGCCCAACTCGCCCGGCTCGTGAAGGGCCTGCGGCGCATGGCCACGGGAGCCCGTGAGCAACTCCGGGAAGAGGTCGGTCCGGAACTGGACGAGGTCGATTGGCGCAAGCTCGACCCCCGCCAGTACGACCCCCGCCGCATCATCAAGGAAGCGCTCCTCGACGACTTCGAGGACGTCCTCAAGCCTGTCAGCGGTGGCGGCCCCCGGCCCGCACCCGCTGCGCCTGTACCCGGCGTCGCACGCCCCCCGGCCGTACCGATCGGGCCGCGCCTCGAAGCCGGGCAGGCCGCGCCCTACGACCTCGAGGCGACCTAGCGGAGGCCCTGCCCGGTGTCAGCGGAGGCTGACCGGCAGCCTCAGGCCGTCCAGGCCGCGGGGGCGGCGGGCGAGCGTGGAAGCGATCGCCGTCAGCTCGGCGCGGGCCGTCGAGGTCCCTCCGCCGAGGACGAGGGGAGTGCCGGCATCGCCGCCTTCCCGCAGCGCGACGTCCAGCGGGATGCTGCCCAGCAGGGGGATCTCCGTGCCCAGGGTGGCCGACAGCCTCGTGGCGAGTGTGCTCCCGCCTCCCGCGCCGAAGAGTTCGAGCCGGCCGCCGTCGGGCAGTTCGAGCCAGGACATGTTCTCGATCACCCCGGCGACGCGCTGTCCCGTCTGAGCGGCCATGGCACCGGCCCGTTCGGCGACATCGGCGGCAGCACTCTGCGGCGTCGTGACGACCAGGAGCTCGGATGACGGCAGCAACTGGGCCACGGAGATGGCGATGTCGCCCGTCCCCGGGGGGAGGTCGAGGAACAGGGCGTCCAGGTCGCCGAAGTAGACGTCCGTGAGGAACTGCTCGAGCGCGCGATGCAGCATGGGACCCCGCCAGGAGATGGGCTGGTTGCCCTCCACGAACATGCCGATGGAGATCACCTTCACGCCGTGGGCGACCGGCGGCAGGATGAGCTCGTCGACGCGCGTGGGCTGCTGCGTGATGCCCAGGAGGGCGGGGACGGAGAAGCCGTACACGTCGGCGTCGACGATGCCCACCCGGAGCCCCTGCGCGGCCATGACGACCGCCAGGTTCACCGTCACGCTGGATTTGCCGACACCGCCCTTGCCGCTCGCCACCGCATAGACGCGGGTGAGCGACGACGGGTCGTTGAAGGGGATGCCGCGGCGGCCGCCGGCACCCCTCAGCTGCTCCTTCAGCGCGTCGCGCTGGGCCTGGTCCATGACGCCGAGCTCGACCTCGACGCGCTCCACGCCGTCGACGGCGGACAGGGCGGCTTCGGCGTCCTGCGTGATCGTGTCGCGCAGGGGGCAGCCGGCGATCGTCAGCAGGACCCGGATCCGCACGGTCCGTCCCGTGATGGACACGGACTCGAGCATGCCGAGTTCGGTGATGGGGCGGCGCAGTTCGGGGTCGATCACCGTGGTGAGGGCCGCCCGGACGGCCTCCTCTTCGGGTAAGGGGCTCACCGGACGGGTTTCCTCCCGGCGGGCTGGACCTTCGGCATCGCCACGGTGTTCTCCGACGGCTTGCGGGGCTTCCGTTTCTGCAGGGTCAGCTCCTGGCCGTCGGTCGTCTCGAGGAGTTCCTCGAGGACGGAGCGGAGCTCGGAGCGGACGTAGTCGCGTGTCGCCACCTCGCGCAGGGCGATGCGCAGCTCCGCGATCTCCCGCGTCAGGTACTCGGTGTCGGACAGGTTCCGCTCCGCCCGGTGGCGGTCCTCACGCATGGAGACGCGGTCGCGGTCGTCCTGGCGGTTCTGCGCGAGCAGCAGCAGGGGGGCGGCATAGGAGGCCTGCAGGGAGAGCATCAGGGTCAGTGCCGTGAACCCCAGTGCCGCGCTGTCGAAGCGCAGGTTCGCCGGAGCGACGGTGTTCCACGTCAGCCAGACCGCGACGAAGACAGTCATGTAGAAGAGGAATTGCGGGGTACCCATGAAACGGGCGATGTTCTCCGTGCCGCTGCCGAAGCGGTCCGGGTTCGGTCGCAGGCGCGGGAGGATGCGCTTGCGCGCCTCCCGTGGCGTGTCGAGCCCGCGTGAATTCGACCGGATCTTCTCAACCACGGCGGTCACCTCGTTTCGCTGCGGAGCTGTCGTCCTGTGCCCGCCAGTCGTCGGGCAGCAGGTGATCGAGCACGTCGTCGACGGTCACGGCCCCCACCAGCCTGCCGTCGGTGTTCACCACCGGCAGGGAGTTCAGGTTGTAGGTGGCGAGGATCCTCGACACTTCGCTCACGTTCGCCTGGTCGCCCACGGCCTCGAGGTCCGTGTCGATGATGTTGCCGAGCGGCTCCGGTGGCGGGTAGCGCAGCAGCTGCTGGATGTGCACCACGCCGAGGTAGCGCCCGGTCGGCGTCTCGAGCGGAGGCCGGCACACGAAGATGGACGATGCGAGGGCCGGTGTCAGTTCCTCGCGCCGGACGTGGGCGAGGGCCTCGGCGACGGTCGCCTCGGGCGGGAGGATGACCGGCACCGTGGTCATGAGGGAGCCCGCGGTGTCCTCCTCGTACTCGAGCAGCCGGCGCACGTCCTCGGCGTCGTCGGGCTCCATGAGCTGGAGGAGCTCCTCCTTCTGCGCCTCGGGGAGCTCGTTGAGGAGGTCGGCCGCGTCGTCGGGGTCCATCTCCTCGAGGACGTCCGCCGCACGCTCGCGCGTCAGGGACTGGAGGATCTGGACCTGGTCGTCGTCGGGCAGTTCCTGGAGGACGTCCGCGAGGCGGTCGTCCTGGAGTTCTCCGGCCACCTCGATGCGCCGCTTGTCGTTCATCTCGTGCAGCGCGTCGGCGAAGTCGGCGGGCTTGAGGTCGTCGTGCTGGGCGACGAACTGGGTCGCGCCCTGCGGTTCGTTCGTGGTCCCGTGGAAGGCGTCGAGCCAGCCGATGATGAGGCGCTCGCCGCCGCGACGGAGTCCGCGGAGGGGGGAGGTGGACCCGCCGCGCCGCACGAACAGCTGGGAGACGTGCCAGTCGCCTGCACGGTTGCGCTCCATGGCGATGTCCTCCACGACGGCGCTGCCGCTGCCGTCGCGCAGGGTGAGGCGGCGGTCGAAGAGCTCGGCCACGACCAGCATCTCCGCGCCGCGCTGCTCGAAGCGGCGGAGGTTGACGAGGCCGGTGCAGATGATCTGGGATGGGTCCATCGAGGTGATGCGGGTCATGGGCACGAAGACGCGTTTCTTGCCGGGGACCTCGACCACGAGGCCTACCACCTGCGGGGCCTTGGTCGGGCCGCGGTCGAGCACGACGGCGTCCCGCAGGCGGCCCAGGCGGTCGCCCAGCGGATCGAACACATCGAGGCCCAGCAGTCGGGCGACGAAGACGCGGGTCGGGTTGGTAGTCACTGCTCTAGGCTATCCGGCGCGGCGCGCCGGGAGGGTATCGGCCCTGCGGAAGACGCACGACGCCGGCCGGCGGACCCATGCTTCCGGCGTCCTGCAGGCGGGCGTCCGGCGGCCCTGGAGTTCACCCCCGGCGATACGCCTCCCATCGGCGGGAGCGGTACGGGAGAATGGACGCATGTCGACACCACCACTTGGAACCACTGCATCCCGCGACCTGGGCAGGGTGTTGCCCTCGGGCGAGACCATCGGCCGGTACACCAGCTACCTCGACGCGCAGAAAGCCGTGGACTACCTCGCCGACAACAAGTTCGCCGTGGAGCGCGTAGCCATCATCGGCAACGACCTGAAGACGGTGGAGCGCGTCACGGGTCGCCTCAGCTACCCGCGGGTGGCGCTCGCCAGCGCCGCGACGGGAGCCTGGTTCGGACTGTTCGTGGGACTGATCCTGAGCCTCTTCGCCGGCAGCGAGGCGGGCAGCACCATCTCCTCCTCGATCGCACTGGGTGCCATCTTCTGGCTGCTCTTCGGCGTCATCACCTATGCGTTCCAGCGCGGCAAGCGCGACTTCACCTCCACGAGCCAGGTGATCGCGACGAGCTACGACGTCATCGTGGACCCGAGCCTTGCAGCGGACGCCCGTCGCCTGCTCCAGCAGCTCCCGATGAACGGGCAGGCGCAGCACCCCGGGGCGAACTCCTCGCCCTGGGGCACCGCCCCGGGCCGTGCTCCGCAGCAGGCGCCCGAGCGCCCGGCGTCGTGGAACGACCCCTACTCCGGACAGCAGCAGCCGCAGCCGCAGCAGCCCGGGACGGCGGAGGGTGAGACTGCCGGTGCCGGCACCGGTGGGCCCCGCAGGGGACAGTTCCCCGACCTTCCGGACGGACGGCCCCAGTACGGTGTGCGCGTGGAGGACTCTCCCGTCGGGCCGACGTCGGAGCCCGGTGCACCCGCGGCACCCGCGGCACCCGCGGCCGACGGCCAGGAACCCGGCCCGCACGGCTCCTCAGCCGCCGGCGGCCCGCGCTGACCCGCTGAGGGTCGGACAACACGCCGGAACGGAAAAGGCAGGGACCCTCGGGTCCCTGCCTTTTCCGTTCCGGCCGTCTCCGGCCCGGGCTGCGCCGTGTCCGGCCCTCCGCCCTACTCGTTTCCCCAGATGCCTGCCATCCAGTCCTCGACGTCGTCCGGAGTGCGGGGAAGGGCCGCGCTGAGGTTGACGGGGCCGTTCGCCGTCATCAGGATGTCGTCCTCGATGCGCACGCCGACCCCGCGGTACTCCTCCGGGACGGCGAGGTCCTCGGCCTTGAAGTACAGGCCGGGCTCGATGGTGAACACCATGCCCTCCGTGAGGACGCCGTCCAGGTACAGGTCGCGCTTGGCCTGTGCGCAGTCGTGGACGTCCATGCCGAGGTGGTGGCTCGTGCCGTGCGGCATCCAGCGGCGGTGGTGCTGGCCCTCCGGTGCCAGTGCCTCCTCGAGGGACACGGGCAGGAGACCCCAGCGGTCCAGGTTCTCCGCCAGCACGGTGACGGCCGCGAGGTGGACCTCGCGGAACCTGCGGCCGGGCTGCGCGGCGGCGAAGCCGGCGTCGGCGGCGTCGAGCACGGCCTGGTAGATCCTCCGCTGTATGTCCGTGTAGCGCCCGTTGACGGGCAGGGTCCGGGTGATGTCGGCGGTGTAGAGGCTCTCCGCCTCGACCCCGGCGTCGAGCAGGAGCAGCTCGCCGGCCCTGAGGGAGCCCGTGTTGCGGATCCAGTGCAGCGTGGTGGCGTTGTTCCCCGACGCGGCGATGGTGTCGTAGCCGAGGTCGTTGCCCTCCTCGCGGGCCCGGGCGAAGAACGCGCCCTCGACCACGCGCTCGCCGCGCGGGTGTGTGATGGCGCGGGGAAGGGTCCGGACGACTTCGTGGAAACCGTTGACGGTGGCCGCGACGGCGGCTTCCATCTGCTCGATCTCCCAGTCGTCCTTGATGAGTCTCAGCTCGGACAGGGCTTCGGCGAGCACGGCGTCGAGGGCGTCGGCCTTCTCGAGGTCCACGCCCGTGTTGATGCGGGAGGTGTCGACGAGCGCATCCGCGTTGAAGTCGACCTCGCGCAGCAGGCGGATGCTCACGCCGCCGATCGCGGCGACACCGGCGTCCTTGGTGATGGCGACCTCGAGGTCGGCGAGGTCCGCCGTCTCGAGGGCGAGCTGTGCCCGGATCTGCGCCATCGAGAGGCGATCGCCGATCCAGAAGCCGCCGTAGCGGGAATTCGCGTAGAACTCGGCGCTGTCGCGGCCTGCCAGTTCCCGGAAGTACAGCGTGGCCGCGTGGTTCCCGCCGTCGTCGCCCGTTCCCGGATCGACGGGCTCGAGGACGAGGACGGCGTCGGGCTCGTGGTCGAGTCCGAGGCCGGTCAGGTGCGCGAAGCCGGAGTGCGGGCGGTATCGATAGTCGGTGTCGTTGGAGCGGACCTTGAAGGGCCCGGCCGGAATGACGAGGCGCTCGCCGGGGAAGCGGTCGGAGATGGCACGACGACGGCGGGCCGCATGGGCGGCGACGGGCGCCGTGGCAGGGAGCTCGTCCGAGGCCGGCGCCCAGCTGCCGGCCATGAACGCCTTGAAGGCGTCGGAGTCGGGCCGCTGGGAGCGGTTGTCATTGCGGTCTGACAGCGGCTGGCCCTCCGGTGAGTCGGTGGGATTTCGGGCTGCGGATGCGGTGTCATCGGTGCTCATCCCGCCATCGTCTCACCGTCGCCGCGCAGCAGGAAAGTCCGTCCCTCCCGCAGGGCGGGGCGCCGGTGCCGGACGGAGCCGGCGACGGCGCGTAGATTGGGTCCGGTGAGAATCGATCTGCACACGCACTCCAACGTCTCGGACGGTACCGAGGACCCCGACGTCCTGATCGCGTCCGCGGCGGCCGCAGGCCTCGACGCCGTCGCACTCACCGACCACGACTCCACGGCCGGCTGGGAGCGCGCCGCCGCGGCGGCCGCAGCGCACGGCATCACCTTCGTCCCCGGCATGGAGGTCTCCTGCCGCACCGACACCGGCATCAGCGTGCACGTGCTGTCCTACCTGCACGACCCGGAGCACGCCGGCCTGCGGGAGGAGATCGCGAAATCCCGTACCGCGCGGCTCACGAGGGCCCGGCGCATGGTCGAGCTCATGTCCGCGGACTTCCCCATCACCTGGGACCTGGTCGAGGAGCACGTGACCGAGGGGGCGACCGTGGGGCGCCCGCATATCGCGGATGCGCTGATCGCACTGGGCATCGTCAGTACACGGTCGGAAGCGTTCGAGCGCGTCCTGACGGCGCGCTCACCCTACTGGGTCAGCCACTACGCGCCGCACCCCGCGGAGGCGGTGTCCCTCATCCGGGAGGCGGGCGGTGTCCCCGTCTTCGCGCACCCCTCCGCGTTCAACCGCGGGGCCGTGGTGGGCGGCGCGGTCATCGACGAGATGATCGACGCC includes:
- a CDS encoding DUF3117 domain-containing protein translates to MAAMKPRTGDGPMEVTKEGRSLIMRVPIDGGGRLVVELNAEEAGKLKDCLLTVTT
- a CDS encoding O-methyltransferase, whose amino-acid sequence is MAADKHSSWSYTEGLPDEDDILLRARDRSHELGVAPVTPAVGAALTVLAAASKASTAVEVGAGAGVSGVCLLRGLGRNAVLTTIDSDVDHLRAAREAYSEAGIPSNRTRTISGRAADVLPRLTDAAYDLVFIDADKPGLPVYVEQATRLLKDGGIMIINDALDQDRVAEPAVREQSTNTLRQVGKMIRENEALVSALVPTGTGLLLAVKQRA
- the sigE gene encoding RNA polymerase sigma factor SigE, which codes for MEAVPGADVPLLDEHGNPWVAPSWEEVVTNYSPKVYRLAYRLTGNKFDAEDLTQEVFVRVFRSLANFKPGTLDGWLHRITTNLFLDQARRKTRIRFDGLTEEAESRLPSKHPGPERSFEFNNLDIDVQAALEELPPDFRAAVVLCDLEGLAYDEVAQVLGVKLGTVRSRIHRGRTMLREKLAHRDPRKPSGNGAALGVPRIAGLG
- a CDS encoding Sec-independent protein translocase TatB; this translates as MLGINGLELVVLAFIAVVVLGPERLPEYAAQLARLVKGLRRMATGAREQLREEVGPELDEVDWRKLDPRQYDPRRIIKEALLDDFEDVLKPVSGGGPRPAPAAPVPGVARPPAVPIGPRLEAGQAAPYDLEAT
- a CDS encoding Mrp/NBP35 family ATP-binding protein — its product is MSPLPEEEAVRAALTTVIDPELRRPITELGMLESVSITGRTVRIRVLLTIAGCPLRDTITQDAEAALSAVDGVERVEVELGVMDQAQRDALKEQLRGAGGRRGIPFNDPSSLTRVYAVASGKGGVGKSSVTVNLAVVMAAQGLRVGIVDADVYGFSVPALLGITQQPTRVDELILPPVAHGVKVISIGMFVEGNQPISWRGPMLHRALEQFLTDVYFGDLDALFLDLPPGTGDIAISVAQLLPSSELLVVTTPQSAAADVAERAGAMAAQTGQRVAGVIENMSWLELPDGGRLELFGAGGGSTLATRLSATLGTEIPLLGSIPLDVALREGGDAGTPLVLGGGTSTARAELTAIASTLARRPRGLDGLRLPVSLR
- a CDS encoding DUF1003 domain-containing protein, translating into MVEKIRSNSRGLDTPREARKRILPRLRPNPDRFGSGTENIARFMGTPQFLFYMTVFVAVWLTWNTVAPANLRFDSAALGFTALTLMLSLQASYAAPLLLLAQNRQDDRDRVSMREDRHRAERNLSDTEYLTREIAELRIALREVATRDYVRSELRSVLEELLETTDGQELTLQKRKPRKPSENTVAMPKVQPAGRKPVR
- a CDS encoding magnesium transporter MgtE N-terminal domain-containing protein, encoding MTTNPTRVFVARLLGLDVFDPLGDRLGRLRDAVVLDRGPTKAPQVVGLVVEVPGKKRVFVPMTRITSMDPSQIICTGLVNLRRFEQRGAEMLVVAELFDRRLTLRDGSGSAVVEDIAMERNRAGDWHVSQLFVRRGGSTSPLRGLRRGGERLIIGWLDAFHGTTNEPQGATQFVAQHDDLKPADFADALHEMNDKRRIEVAGELQDDRLADVLQELPDDDQVQILQSLTRERAADVLEEMDPDDAADLLNELPEAQKEELLQLMEPDDAEDVRRLLEYEEDTAGSLMTTVPVILPPEATVAEALAHVRREELTPALASSIFVCRPPLETPTGRYLGVVHIQQLLRYPPPEPLGNIIDTDLEAVGDQANVSEVSRILATYNLNSLPVVNTDGRLVGAVTVDDVLDHLLPDDWRAQDDSSAAKRGDRRG
- a CDS encoding general stress protein — its product is MSTPPLGTTASRDLGRVLPSGETIGRYTSYLDAQKAVDYLADNKFAVERVAIIGNDLKTVERVTGRLSYPRVALASAATGAWFGLFVGLILSLFAGSEAGSTISSSIALGAIFWLLFGVITYAFQRGKRDFTSTSQVIATSYDVIVDPSLAADARRLLQQLPMNGQAQHPGANSSPWGTAPGRAPQQAPERPASWNDPYSGQQQPQPQQPGTAEGETAGAGTGGPRRGQFPDLPDGRPQYGVRVEDSPVGPTSEPGAPAAPAAPAADGQEPGPHGSSAAGGPR
- a CDS encoding aminopeptidase P family protein, with amino-acid sequence MSTDDTASAARNPTDSPEGQPLSDRNDNRSQRPDSDAFKAFMAGSWAPASDELPATAPVAAHAARRRRAISDRFPGERLVIPAGPFKVRSNDTDYRYRPHSGFAHLTGLGLDHEPDAVLVLEPVDPGTGDDGGNHAATLYFRELAGRDSAEFYANSRYGGFWIGDRLSMAQIRAQLALETADLADLEVAITKDAGVAAIGGVSIRLLREVDFNADALVDTSRINTGVDLEKADALDAVLAEALSELRLIKDDWEIEQMEAAVAATVNGFHEVVRTLPRAITHPRGERVVEGAFFARAREEGNDLGYDTIAASGNNATTLHWIRNTGSLRAGELLLLDAGVEAESLYTADITRTLPVNGRYTDIQRRIYQAVLDAADAGFAAAQPGRRFREVHLAAVTVLAENLDRWGLLPVSLEEALAPEGQHHRRWMPHGTSHHLGMDVHDCAQAKRDLYLDGVLTEGMVFTIEPGLYFKAEDLAVPEEYRGVGVRIEDDILMTANGPVNLSAALPRTPDDVEDWMAGIWGNE
- a CDS encoding PHP domain-containing protein; amino-acid sequence: MRIDLHTHSNVSDGTEDPDVLIASAAAAGLDAVALTDHDSTAGWERAAAAAAAHGITFVPGMEVSCRTDTGISVHVLSYLHDPEHAGLREEIAKSRTARLTRARRMVELMSADFPITWDLVEEHVTEGATVGRPHIADALIALGIVSTRSEAFERVLTARSPYWVSHYAPHPAEAVSLIREAGGVPVFAHPSAFNRGAVVGGAVIDEMIDAGLLGLEIDHRDNPEDARVELRRIARDNGLLVTGSSDYHGSGKPNLLGENVTSGQVLEAIVSLATGTPIS